DNA from Fusarium musae strain F31 chromosome 7, whole genome shotgun sequence:
AGCCCCAGCAGTTCGGCCGCAGCTACATGCCCGTTAGCCCCGAGACCAACTACTCCCGCACTGCTGGTAGCGACCAGGCCTATTCAGCTACCACTCCCGAGAACAACTACGCACACCCTGCGGGCGGCTCTCCCAACCACAATGCTGCTGAGATGTACAGCCCTGCCAACACAGCTGAGCTGGCCAGTGACAGCGCTGCCACCAAGTGGCATCAAaatgatgctgctgagatCGATGGCAACCAGGTTTCAAGCGCTCGTGGAACAGCACCCCCTGAGAACGTTTACGAGATGCCCGCGCAGCCCTACAGGTAAACGATGAGGTTGCCAGTTGGCCAGTACAGTGGTCACTGGTAAtgggaatggatggatgaggaAAACTTCAAGATTCGATGAGACTCCCCCTTGTAGCTAGAGGGAGGGGAAATAATTAATGTCAGATACTGTACATATTGTAAACccttactttttttttccttgcGTATGACGAGATCACACATCGGTAAAGCGAACAAGAGCGGGAGATGATGTCTCCCATTGCATGACTTGTATATCTTCCATTGCTACCATTTTGGGTTCAAGAGAGTCGTGGATGATTTGAGGTGTTGAGGTGGATTAGATATGTTGATgcaataaaaaagaattaaagtcTGACAGTCTGGGATCTATGTTAAGTATCTTGGTCATATCTATCTCAAAGTCAACCAGTCTCTGTGTAGTTGAGGTGTGAGACTATTTTGCTTTTatgtgtttgttgtttgtttaAGGTCCAACGTTGTAACGTATTCGGTATCGTTCTTAACGTAATATTATTCCCGCTGATAAATTAAGCTTCAACTCTAATGAATTTATCCGTTCGATAGATTGACTCAGTCAGCAGATAATGTCCGTTATCGGTGACGCCACTTGATGTCGCGCATCTAGAATAAGACATGTGCTTGGCAGGGAGACAAATACTTCAACCAAGCAACGAGATTACAACGAGGAATTCGATCATCAAGCTTaattcatcatcattaaCTTTACTCTAAACTCTATTTCTCTCTCGCTCTTTTCATCACGACCTCATTGGCTCAAGTCGCCACAAGTTCTAGAACAAAAAAGGTCGAACCCACTCTTCCTGTTGGTTATCGAAACACCTTAAGGCACATCCCATCTTTTtattctataatattattactacatTACGAGGGAATTAACAAGCGACTACTCGGCTCAATTCACTCTTGTACAACCGGAGAAGTTTCGGATGACCTGACCTGATCTTGTTCTGAAAGCGGAGCTATTACGAAAAAAATTCTGAATAGTGTCGTACTATATTCTTCTTGTGGTCCTTTTGCCTTTTTCtatttcttcttccattCCGTCTATCTTTTGCTTTATCCTCCACTTTACAAGTTCTCATGCGCCAAGAACTGCCAAGAACACGCCTACTCTTTCAAAAGATTGTCGTGAGTGGGAGGTATTTTCCCCCATTTTCGCTATCATCTTTGGATATCTGCTTCCTTCGTTTGGTTGTATCGAGCAGGGATTCTTGTTTCTTGCTATAAAGTAGAGAGACTGGGACGACTTTTGTTGGATTGTGAGTTGTCTTGAAAATCCTCACCAAAGACTCTTACTCATGACTCCTCCAGAGATGATTAGTATGGCTTCGAAAGACGGCCAAGATAGTACGCCCAGGCGTCACAGTCTGAGCGATGAGTCTGACTCCATCTCagctgctgatgagaagagacttGTTGCGAAGCTGGACTTCTACATCATTCCCCTTGTAATGGTACTTTACCTCTTCAGTTTCCTAGACAGGTAAGTTACAcagctcactcactcaccaaGTCCCTATGACTAACTCAAAACGAATAGAGTCAACATTGGCAATGCCCGACTTTACGGACTCGAAGAGGATCTGAACCTCTCGTCGAACCAGTTCCAAGTTGCTGTGTCCATTCTATTCGTCACATACTTGCTCTTCGAGGTTCCATCCAACCTTGTCCTTAAGCTCTTCACGCCTCGTCGATGGATCGCCTTCATCGCTGCTGCATGGGGAATCATCGCCACCCTCACCGGCCTCGTCAACTCATACGGTGCTTTGATCGCTTGCCGTTTGCTCCTTGGTGCCGTTGAAGCAGGCCTGTTCCCTGGCTTGACGGTGTATCTCACTTTCTTCTACACCAAGAGAGAACTTGCTCTTCGCGTGGGTTATCTGTTCGTCAGCGCTGCAGTCGCTGGAGCTCTAGGTGGCTTGTTAGCATATGGCATTGGACATATGGATGGCCTCCACGGTATGAGCGGTTGGCGATGGATCATGATCATTGAAGGAATCCCCAGTTTCTTGCTTGGTGTGGTTACATACTTCGCTTTGCCCAACGATGCAGAGACAGCATACTTCCTCGACCAGAACGAAAGGGCGCTTATGCGTTCTAGACACGCCCGTGAGTACGGAAACACGGCTTCCAGTCGGGAATTCAGCAAGAAGGACATGATGTGCGCCTTTAAGGACTGGAAGGTTTGGGCGTTTTGTGTTGCGCAGTTTGGCGTCGACACTATGTTGTATGGTGAGTTTCGATATCCCTCAGCCCTATCGCTCGGTCCACTGATTGACAACCGCAGGGTTCTCAACCTTCCTCCCGACCATTATCAGGGATCTCGGTGATTGGACGGTTGCAGAGACACAGCTCCTCACCGTGCCATGCTACTTCCTCGGTGCAGCGGCGTACATGTCTACCGCATTTCTCTCAGATAAGCTTCAACAGCGTGGGCTTTTCTGTGTGATCTTTGGAGTCATCAGCGTTATTGGATATGCAATCCTGCTGGCTGATGTGTCTTCCGGCGTTCATTACTTTGGCTGCTTCCTGGTAGCTGGGGGTTTGTACGTTGTTGTGGGCTTGCCACTGGCTTGGGTAAATTGATGTAGCCTTGATGGTAAATTGTAGTGAGCTGACTTAGTTGTCTAGTTGCCCACAAACTCGCCGCGTTACGGAAAGCGTACTACTGGTACGGGTATGCAGTTGACTTGGGGTAATGCGTCAGGCATCATGTCTGCATTCATCTAGTAAGTCTTGATATTGACTGATGTTATGGGTTCCGCTAACCTTGACAAGTCCTGCTTCGGATAAGCCTCGATATATTCGCGGACATGCTGTAACGCTCAGCATGGTCGCTCTCGGCACCGTAATTTATGGTTTTATGTTGTGGTGGTACCGACGAGAGAATGAACGACGACAGGGAGGTCTAATGGATGACAAGTTTCGAGGAATGGGAGAGGATGAGTTGGCtgagcttggagatgagaGTCCACGCTATAGATATACCATTTAGAGGGGGCatgagatggagataatGAGAATTTGGGGTTATGAGGGACGAAATCAAGATAAGGGAGTATACTATATGGAAGGGATA
Protein-coding regions in this window:
- a CDS encoding hypothetical protein (EggNog:ENOG41), producing the protein MTPPEMISMASKDGQDSTPRRHSLSDESDSISAADEKRLVAKLDFYIIPLVMVLYLFSFLDRVNIGNARLYGLEEDLNLSSNQFQVAVSILFVTYLLFEVPSNLVLKLFTPRRWIAFIAAAWGIIATLTGLVNSYGALIACRLLLGAVEAGLFPGLTVYLTFFYTKRELALRVGYLFVSAAVAGALGGLLAYGIGHMDGLHGMSGWRWIMIIEGIPSFLLGVVTYFALPNDAETAYFLDQNERALMRSRHAREYGNTASSREFSKKDMMCAFKDWKVWAFCVAQFGVDTMLYGFSTFLPTIIRDLGDWTVAETQLLTVPCYFLGAAAYMSTAFLSDKLQQRGLFCVIFGVISVIGYAILLADVSSGVHYFGCFLVAGGLYVVVGLPLAWLPTNSPRYGKRTTGTGMQLTWGNASGIMSAFIYPASDKPRYIRGHAVTLSMVALGTVIYGFMLWWYRRENERRQGGLMDDKFRGMGEDELAELGDESPRYRYTI